CCTGACCATGCTGGGCAACTCGGATGTACACGACCCGGTGTTCATGGAGTACGACCCCTACGGCGGCGACCGCCGCACCGTGACCCTGGTGTTCGCCACCGAAAACAGCGAGAACGCGATTCGCGAAGCCCTGTTCGCCCACCGCACCGCGGTGCTCTGCCGGGATACGCTCTACGGGGTGGAGAGTCAGCTCCGTCCGCTGTACGAAGCCTCCTTCGAGCTGGTCAACCCGGAGCTGACAATCACCGGCAAGGGCACGGCCCTGCTCCAGGTGCGAAACCTCAGCGACCTGCCGTTCCACCTGGCCGCGACCGACAGCCTGACCGAGCTGCATTTCCCGCCCACCGTGACCCTGGAGCCACGCGCGGTGGTGTGCCTGAGCCTGTCCGCACGGGCCGACAGCCTGAGCGGTGTGCGCCAGATCCGCCTGCCCTATGTGGTGCGCAACGTGCACCCCGCGCCGGGCGTGCCGCTGAACGCACCGCTGACCGTAAAAGTCACTTTCATCCCGGCGGCAAAGAAATGACCGCGCTGCCGTAGTTGTGTTCCGGCGCCGGTTCCAGCGGGGAG
The sequence above is drawn from the bacterium genome and encodes:
- a CDS encoding Sb-PDE family phosphodiesterase, producing LTMLGNSDVHDPVFMEYDPYGGDRRTVTLVFATENSENAIREALFAHRTAVLCRDTLYGVESQLRPLYEASFELVNPELTITGKGTALLQVRNLSDLPFHLAATDSLTELHFPPTVTLEPRAVVCLSLSARADSLSGVRQIRLPYVVRNVHPAPGVPLNAPLTVKVTFIPAAKK